The sequence AATTTTAAGTAAATTATCTAAATTTGAAGGCCAAAACTTAGAAGTTAAGATTATCGGTCTAGATAAAGATATAAATAAACTGATTTTCTCTGAGAAGGCCGCTAAACAAGAAGAATTCGATGCTCTCACTGCCAATATTCAGGTCGGAGAGGTATTGACTGGCCGCGTGAGCGGAGTGGTAGATTTCGGTATTTTTGTGAATTTTGGAGAATTAGAAGGGCTGATCCATATTTCAGAAATTAGCTGGGACAAAGTCGATGATCCTAGAAATTATGCTAAGGTGGGCGATCGGATTCCCGTGCAAGTGATCGGTATTGAAGGTGATAAGATTTCTTTAAGCATGAAACGGTTAGTGGAAGATCGCTGGTTGGATTTGATTAAGGAATATAAAGTGGGCCAAGTAGTGGAAGGGGTAGTGACTCAAATTATGCCGTTTGGCGTGTTTGTTAAAGTCGAGGATAAAGTAGATGGACTGATTCATATCTCGGAATTGTCGTTTGAACATGTGGCCGACCCCAACGATATCGTTAAATTAGGAGACAAATTACAATTAAAAGTTATTGATATCGAACCGGAAAGCCATCGTTTCGGCCTGTCCATTAAAGCTTTACAATTGCCAGACGAGGCGATTCCAGCTAAAAAATCGTCCGCGTCTGATTTGAATAAGTTAGGTTTATCGGATGCTTTGGTCCGCAAACTCAAGGAATCCGGTATCGATAATACAGCCATACTCAAAGCCAAATCCCTCGAGGAAATTAAGGCGATAAGCGGGATCGGCGAAAAATCTGCAGCCAAAATTATGGAAGCCCTCAAAAATGTGTAGTTAACACCTATTCGCCTTGTCATTCCGGCCTCCGAGCCGGAATCCCTGCCTACCGGCAGGCAGGCAGGCCTGGATTCTGAATCCGAACTTGGGCCTTACGGCCAGTCGGTCCAGAATGACAGATGGGACAAGGTAAAAGTTAGGGAAACAACGAAGAAGATGGCTGCAGCAAGCAGCTTTATTTATATTTATATGGAAGAAAATATTTCTCAATTTGAACGGCCTGAGGTAGTTATCCCGGCGGTAATCAAAGTCACTGAGCTGGCGCATCTATTAGATAAGCCGGTTACGGAAGTTATCCATTATCTTCTTAAAAATGGATTGTTAGTTACGCTAAATGACAATATCGATTTTGATACTGCCTCTATTGTGGCGGATGATTTCGGCTTCCAGGCTAAATCAGGCGGGGAGGATACCGCTACTGCCGATGCAACTGAGGAAGCAGCGGGAGAATTAGTCCCCCGAGCGCCAGTAGTAACAATTATGGGCCATGTTGATCATGGTAAAACTTCACTCCTAGATTACATCCGCAAAACCAAAGTGGCTGAGAAAGAGTCGGGTGGCATCACTCAACATATGGGGTCTTATCAGGTAGAATGTCGCGGCAAAAAGATAACTTTTCTCGATACGCCTGGGCATGAGGCATTTGGTTCCATTCGAGCGCAAGGAACTAAAGTAACGGACATTGTTATTTTAGTAGTCGCTGCTGACGAAGGTGTAAAACCGCAAACTATCGAAGCGATTGATTTGACTAAAGCCGCCAATGTTCCGGTAGTCGTGGCAGTAACTAAAATTGATCGCCCAGGAGCCAATATTGAAAAAGTAAAACAAGAACTGGCTCAGCAAAATATTTTAACCGAAGAATGGGGAGGTAAAATTCCTCTGGTCAGCGTTTCTGCTAAAACCGGCGAGGGTGTCGATCAGCTTTTAGAGTTAGTTTGTCTGACCGCTGATTTAGCTGAACTGAAAGCGCCTGTAACCGGTTTAGCTAAAGGAATAATTATCGAGGCGCAGCAAGATATTAAAGTCGGTCAATCCGCCACCGTGATTGTCAAATCAGGTATTTTAAAGATAGCTGATGCCTTTGTAGCGGGATCTGTCTATGGCAAAGTTCGGGCGATGTATGATCATGCCGGCAAGAGAATTGAGCGAGCTATCCCTTCTATGCCAGTGCGAGTGATTGGATTTATGGACCCTCCTCAGGTCGGCGAGATGTTGGTTGTGACAACTGACGAAAAAACTGCTCGTCAACTGGCGGCTAGCCGCAAAGTAGCGGCGGGGCGTAAACTCACTGGCGGTAAAGCCGATTTCGGAGCGTTAGTAGAACAGATGAAATCACGCCAAGGCGGCAATTTAAACGTGGTCTTGAAAGCCGATGTGCAAGGGTCGCTACAAGCAATTACAGGAGCACTGGCTAATCTCAAAACCAATCGAGGCGGCGCAATCAATATTATCAACGAAGGGATAGGAAATATCAGCGAATCAGATGTGCTGACAGCGCAAGGGGGAGACGCTTTTGTCGTCGGATTTAAAGTCGGAACTTTGCCGGGTGCAGCTAAAATGGCCAAAAAAGAAAACACGAATATATTGTCCTATGATATTATTTACAATTTAACCGATGATTTAAGTAAATTATTAGTAGAAGCCGGAGGATGGGAGCGGATAGAAACCATTGAAGCTACCGGCAAAGTTTTGAAAGTGTTTATGAGTACGGCTAAAAGCAAAATCATCGGAGTTAAGGTGACTAAAGGCGAAGCTAAAAAAGATTATCTTTTCCGAGTTTATCGCGAGGAAGAGAAAATAGGGGAAGGAGCGATAAAAAAAATCCAATCAGTAGCCGAAGAAGTGGCTAGTGCTGCCAGCGGTGATTTTGGTTTCATGGTTGATATTAACTTTAAGATCAAAGAAGGCGACCGGGTAGATTTTGTGCGCGTAGAAAACGTTCAATCTCAACTAATCAAATGAGCCATCGCCTCGAGCAAGTTCAACAGCAAATCCATCGGCTTATTTCCGAGTTCTTGTTAAAAGAAGGTAATTTTGGCATTGGCATTATCTCTATAAATGATATATTGGTAAGTCGGGATTTGAGTACGGTGAAGATTTGGGTGAGTTTTATCGCCGAGAAGGATCAGGAGCAAGCCTTTAATCAACTATTGCGCCATGCTAATCAGGTTCAAACCTTCTTGTATCGAAATTTCCCAGTGAAAAAAGTACCTAAAGTTGTTTGGCAATTAGATACCAAACCTGACGCAGCCTATCGCATAGAAAAACTTTTAGATGATATCCGCCCAACTACAGGAACGAATCCGGGATCTGAAGAATCTGACGCAAACAGCTAAAAAGATTCTAATAGTTTCTCATAGTAAACCGGATGGCGATGCTGTCGGTGCCAGTTTAGCGATGAAATTAGCTCTGCAAGCCGGAGGACAGAGCGTGGAGGTAGCTTTTTTGGATGCTCCTCCCGAGCGGCTATCATTCCTGCCGCATTTTTTCAGTATTAAGGGTGAATTTTCTCCTCAAGATTTTGATCTAGTTTTTTTAATTGATTGTGGCGACTGGTCGCGCACGGGTTTTTTTGCTGATACGGAATTGAATATCGATTGGCCGCCAAACTTGGCCGTGATCGATCATCATAAGATTCAAAAACTTACTCCCGGAGTGCATATTGTCGATGCCACCGCTTCTTCCGCTTCCGAATTAGTATTTTATATTTTGACTGCTTGGGGAAGAGAAATCACCAAAGATATCGCCACCTGCTTGTTGGTGGGGATTTCTACTGATACAGGGAGTTTTCAGCACACTAATACTAGCCGAGCAGTGTTACAGGTAGCCGGGGAGTTAATGGAGAAGGGAGCCAGTTTAGGTAAAATTACCCGCTATGTTTATGCCGATAAAAGCATTGCCCGATTGAAGTTGTGGGGACGAGTACTCCAAAAAATGCGGCGGAACCGGCGCTGGAATGTGCTTATTGCTATGATCACAGCGGCTGACTTGGAAGAGTGCCAAGCGACCGACGCGGATTTGGAAGGGGTGGTCGATCTGATGCGGACAGTTCCGCATGTTAAAGCGGTACTGTTAGGATCCGAACGCGGCGCTGAATTCAAATTTAATTTGCGCACCGAGGCGTTAGATGTGGATGTGAGCCGGTTAGCGGCCTTGTTTGGCGGAGGCGGCCATGTTAAAGCCTCCGGCTTTTCTATGCCGACATCAGATGTTGTTATTTCTGTTGCCCCTTCCGTCATTCCCGCGCAGGCGGGAATCCAGACAGAAAAATAAAAAAAGAAAAATGTTTTTGTTTGTTTTCTTGTCTGGATCCCAGATCCTGATTTGCCTCCGGCAATCCGGTCTGGGATGACAATTTTTTACTAACCTACTGACCTGTTAAAATCAGCTCTGGGAGCGGAAAACTCTTGACAAAACCTCCAAAAAGTAGTATGGTTAAATTATTGACAACAAGATTATGGTCGGAGCAGAAGTGCTCGGTAAACATACTATTCCACCTGTTAAAACAGGTGCGAAGGAGACCGATATGCCGAATATACCCAATGTTGGCGAGGTAGTTTGGACGGGGGATAATGAGTTTTCTTTCAGCTCCAGAAATGAATTATTCTTTGATCTGGAGAGGGAAGAGCGTAATATGGCGATGGGTTATGCTGATAGCAGTCCCAAAAAAGCTGCTGTTCTGACAGACATTGCAAAGACATTCAAACAAGAACAGAAAAAGCCGCTACGATTGGAAATTGAAATAAGATTCAATCCATACGACTTTGAGGTAAGCGGGAGCCAGCTTGACAATATTATTAACGGCCTGAATCAACATGTCTCTAAGGAATGTGTCGTAATTATGCGATACAGATTTCAGACAGTATCTCTTGCATTCTTTGTCGATGAGGACATCCGAGATCCATCCCGATACTTAGAGGCATTGGCTTACAAGATGAGAAAGTGGGCCCTTGTCTAGCACATTTGTGCATTTGGATTTAATAATGCCCCGGGTTAATCCCGGGGTTGTTTTGTATTTGTTAATACTGTTCGAACGGTAGTGAGAACTATCGACCTACTAGTTCTCGTCGCTATGCTTCTCGAACAGTACTTATGCAGAATATTTTGTGAGCGCGTCGGCAGCGGCGGCCATTTCGGCGGTTTGTTTGGAGTTGCCGGTGCCCCGGCCCCATTCTTTCTTGCCGATCAGCACCGCGACTTCAAAAATTTTATTGTGATCGGGTCCGCTTTCATTCACTACTTGATAAGTTGGCGTAAAACTGTCTTTTTCTTGAGCGAGTTCTTGCAGGTGGCTTTTGGCATCTACATAACTCTGGGCTGCTACAATCGGGTGAGTTTTGGGAATCAAATATTGTTGAATAAATTTTTCTGCCCAAGTAATACCCTGGTCGAGATAAATAGCCCCGATAACCGACTCCACCGTGTTGGAAAGAATTGCCGCTTGGTTAATTACGCTTTTTGCTTCGCCCCGGCTCAGTTTTAGATATTTATGAAATTCCAGTTCATCGGCTACTTCTTTGAGAGTTTCCCGGCGGACCAAAGCGGCCCTGATGGCAGTAAGTTCGCCTTCAGGTTTTTCAGGGAAAGTTTTATAGAGATAATTTGAAACGATAAGCTCAAGTACAGCATCGCCTAAAAATTCTAAACGTTCGTTGTGGCCTAAAGGAAACGAATGTTCATTTAAGTATGAGCGATGGATAAAAGCCTGTTCCAATAACTTGGAATCAGTAAACTTGATACCTAATTTTTCTTGTAATTGTTGTAAGGCTTCCATAGTCAATAAATAAATCCTCCCCTTACGGAGGGGAGGTTAGGTGGGGAGTGTTTAATTAATACTCCCTCCTCCCCCAACCCCTCCTCCGGCAGGAGGGGATTGCTCTGTATTTTTCTGTTCTGCTAAGCGGGCGGCGGCTTTGGCTTCTTCTTCCTGATATTTAGCCGAATTCCGATAAACCGTGCCTAAAACTCCATTCACAAATTTACTAGTATTTTCTCCGCCGAAAGCTTTACCCAGTTCAACTGCTTCATTAATCACTGCTTTCGGGGGTACTTCATCATCAAATAATAATTCAAAAATAGCTAGGCGCAGAATAGACAGATCGACCTGCGCAATTTGCGGTAGGGGCCATTCCGGAGCAGAAATAGTAATGATCTCATCAATTTCTGGCAAATGTTTTTGGACGCCAACGGCGATTTTTAAAATGAATTTAGTGTTGTTTTCGTCAAATTCATGATTAGCCATATTTCGTTTTACTATGTCCGCCAAATCGCCTCCGCGCTGGAGGAATTCGTACAAACTTTGCATCGTAATGATGCGGGCAAAATGTCGGTTAGATGCCATACTTACTTATTTTTGACTTTAGAGGCTTTGACCTCATCGGTTGTCCGGGTGCTTTTACCTTTTGCTTTCACCTTATTTTTAGTTGTTTTGGCGGGTTGAGAATCCTTTTTGGCTTGGAGTTTAGTTTTAGCCGCTTCCGCTTTTTTAGTTTCGCGCAATTGTTTGGCTATTCTTTTGTCGGTTTTGGTATTAAGGATCTTTTTCTTACCATAATAACCGCACTCAGGGCAGACGATATGACCGGGTTTAGGGTGCCGGCAACTAGGACAGAGCGGTAGATTGCTAAATTTAACACCGATATGGGCCCGGCGGGTTTTGCCTCTCACATGACTGATTTTCTTTTTTGGTTGAGCAGCCATAATCTTATAGATTTATCTTATTGTGTATTTCAAACTTTACTTTATCACATTTACAGGGATTGTCATTTAAATTAGCTCCACATTTTGGGCACAGACCCTGGCAATCTTTTTGACAGAGCACTCTGAGGGGAATACTGGCAATAATTTCTTCGGTGAGCACAGGATCAAGATCCATTTGTCCATCTTCAATCGGGTAAGCCTCCTCGTCTATGTTTTCGTTATTCTGGGCGGGACTCGGAATCTCTGTCTTAAATTCTCTGGAAAAATTCAGCGGGATAGTCAAAATTACTTCTTTCAGACATCGGCTACAGGGCTGGATGATGTGAGCGTCTCCTTTAATCTGGGCCAAGATAAATTCATCCAGATGAGTCAAAACAGCTTGGCCGGTTATTTGGGCTTTGGCTTCATCAATCGGTAGGGCAGTTATCTCTAAAGGGTAGTTTTCGGTGCTGCCTTCCGGCTGATTTAACAGGTTTTTTACTTCGATTTTCATGCTAAAAATATTGAATAGCCAGATTATAAGGCTTTTTCCTGCCCTTGTCACCTATATATGGCTCTTATTGACACTTTCCAGCTTTTGTCATATCTTGTAGGAGCTTTAAATGTAAGCCAAGAAAAGGAAGAAATTGCTAGTTATCAGATTATCCCGTAAAGGCAGACGCAACCTACCGATGTACCGCATTACGGTCGCGGAAAATAGTATGCCTACGGATGGAAAATTTGTCGAGATAGTAGGGAATTATAACCCCACTGATTTAGGCCAACCCCTGGTCATTCAAAAAGATCGGGTGGAATATTGGATTTCTAAAGGCGCCAAGCCTACTAATACTGTAGCTAAGCTTTTGAATAAGCAAGGGTTTAATTTGGGGGTGGTGCAGTATCATAAGGCGCCAAAGAAGGTGGCGAAGCCGGCAGAAGCGGTAGCGGCAGTCACAGTGGCTGAAAAGCCGACCGAGGAAGTGCCAGAGCCAACAGTTGAAGAGCAACCGGCGGCAGAAGTAATTACTGAAACAACCCCGGAAGTAGAAACCCCGGTGACAGAATCAACAGAAACACCTTCTGAAGACGCGACTGAAAGTAATTCTGATGCAGGAATCGGAGTCGCTGACGTGAAAACTGAGTAATTTATAAAGATCCTGGTCGAAGCCAGGATGATGACGCAAGGAAAGCGTCATCAGTTAAAAGTTTTGGAGGAACATGGGCGATAAAGATAAGAATTTCGTTGAATACGTGGTGAAAGCCATCGTCGATAATCCGGACAAAGTTCAGGTAGAGCGCAAGGTTGACGAAATGGGCGTGTTGATCGAATTAACAGTGGCTCCAGAAGATATGGGCAAGATTATCGGCAAAGAGGGTCAAACCGCTAAAGCCGTGCGGACCTTACTTCGGGTATTAGGAGCGCAAATTAACGCACGTATTAATCTCAAGATTATCGAGCCAGAAGGCGGCTCTGGTCGGCGCTCAGAAGCAAGTGAATCTCGCAGCGCCAGTGCGCCGGGAACTACCACTAAAGAGGATTTGCAGGAATTAACTGCCGAATAAAGCTGTTGAGTTACTTTCCCGAGGAAAGTAACCAAAGTCTTCGGGCAGTCGCCCTCATTATTCATTTAAGAAAATTCCCTTTCTGTTCTCGCCCGAGTGGTTTCGGGCTTCACAGCGGGAATTTTCTAAATTCAGGACATTCGGGCTCCAATGCCCGGATTAGCAGGGGTTAGGGGAAGAATCGTATAATAAGAATGAAATGAGGTTCACATTTATTACAATTTTTCCGGGGTTGATTGAAGACTTCTGTAAAGAAGGATTATTAGCGAAAGCGGTTCGGACTCGCAAGATCAAGGTCGAGACGATCAATCCTCGGGATTTTACCGCTGATCCGCATCGCACTGTGGATGACTTGCCTTACGGCGGAGGCCAAGCCGGAATGATTATGAAAGTTGAGCCGTTGGTCGCGGCGATCAGGAAAGCAGTCGGCTCCAAAAAATCTAAGGATACATTAGTAATCTTGCTATCGCCGAGTAAAAAAGTCTGGCAACAAAAGTTAGCGATTCAGTTTGCCAAAAGATATCAGCATATTGTTTTTGTCTGTGGCCGGTACGAAGGGGTAGATGCGCGAGTGGAGAAATATATCGATGCTAAAATCAGTATCGGTGAATTTGTGTTGATGGGTGGCGAAGTGGCTGGGTTGGCTGTATTAGAATCTATCGCGCGGTTACTCCCGGGAGTTATTGGCAATGAACCATCATTAACAGATGAGAGTTATGGTCAAAAATTTCATTTAGAATATCCGCAATATACTCGGCCGGAAGTGTTTGAGGGCAACAAAGTGCCCAAGGTTCTCTTGTCCGGCCACCATCAAAAAATCGAATTATGGCGGAAGCAACATAGCGCTCCTGTCATCCCGGACCGGATTGCCAAAGGCAAACCAGGATCCGGGATCCAGAAAGAAAAATAAACAAAAACATTTCCTTTTTATTTTTATGTCTAGATTCCGGGTCAAGCCCGGAATGACGAGAGGGATGGACTTTAAGCTAGTATCAAAATTTAAACCGGCAGGAGATCAACCGACAGCCATAAAACAACTGGTGGAGGGTTTGCGTAAAGGTTATCAACATCAAACTTTACTCGGGGTGACTGGTTCGGGTAAAACTTTCACAATGGCCAAAGTAGTGGAAGAAATTCAGAGGCCTACTTTAGTGATCGCTCATAATAAAACTTTAGCTGCCCAACTTGCGGCAGAATTTAAAGATTTATTTCCCAATAATGCCGTGCATTATTTTGTGTCTTATTACGATTATTATCAG is a genomic window of Patescibacteria group bacterium containing:
- a CDS encoding bifunctional oligoribonuclease/PAP phosphatase NrnA, coding for MISAQLQERIRDLKNLTQTAKKILIVSHSKPDGDAVGASLAMKLALQAGGQSVEVAFLDAPPERLSFLPHFFSIKGEFSPQDFDLVFLIDCGDWSRTGFFADTELNIDWPPNLAVIDHHKIQKLTPGVHIVDATASSASELVFYILTAWGREITKDIATCLLVGISTDTGSFQHTNTSRAVLQVAGELMEKGASLGKITRYVYADKSIARLKLWGRVLQKMRRNRRWNVLIAMITAADLEECQATDADLEGVVDLMRTVPHVKAVLLGSERGAEFKFNLRTEALDVDVSRLAALFGGGGHVKASGFSMPTSDVVISVAPSVIPAQAGIQTEK
- the infB gene encoding translation initiation factor IF-2 — protein: MAAASSFIYIYMEENISQFERPEVVIPAVIKVTELAHLLDKPVTEVIHYLLKNGLLVTLNDNIDFDTASIVADDFGFQAKSGGEDTATADATEEAAGELVPRAPVVTIMGHVDHGKTSLLDYIRKTKVAEKESGGITQHMGSYQVECRGKKITFLDTPGHEAFGSIRAQGTKVTDIVILVVAADEGVKPQTIEAIDLTKAANVPVVVAVTKIDRPGANIEKVKQELAQQNILTEEWGGKIPLVSVSAKTGEGVDQLLELVCLTADLAELKAPVTGLAKGIIIEAQQDIKVGQSATVIVKSGILKIADAFVAGSVYGKVRAMYDHAGKRIERAIPSMPVRVIGFMDPPQVGEMLVVTTDEKTARQLAASRKVAAGRKLTGGKADFGALVEQMKSRQGGNLNVVLKADVQGSLQAITGALANLKTNRGGAINIINEGIGNISESDVLTAQGGDAFVVGFKVGTLPGAAKMAKKENTNILSYDIIYNLTDDLSKLLVEAGGWERIETIEATGKVLKVFMSTAKSKIIGVKVTKGEAKKDYLFRVYREEEKIGEGAIKKIQSVAEEVASAASGDFGFMVDINFKIKEGDRVDFVRVENVQSQLIK
- the rpsP gene encoding 30S ribosomal protein S16, producing MLVIRLSRKGRRNLPMYRITVAENSMPTDGKFVEIVGNYNPTDLGQPLVIQKDRVEYWISKGAKPTNTVAKLLNKQGFNLGVVQYHKAPKKVAKPAEAVAAVTVAEKPTEEVPEPTVEEQPAAEVITETTPEVETPVTESTETPSEDATESNSDAGIGVADVKTE
- the trmD gene encoding tRNA (guanosine(37)-N1)-methyltransferase TrmD; translated protein: MRFTFITIFPGLIEDFCKEGLLAKAVRTRKIKVETINPRDFTADPHRTVDDLPYGGGQAGMIMKVEPLVAAIRKAVGSKKSKDTLVILLSPSKKVWQQKLAIQFAKRYQHIVFVCGRYEGVDARVEKYIDAKISIGEFVLMGGEVAGLAVLESIARLLPGVIGNEPSLTDESYGQKFHLEYPQYTRPEVFEGNKVPKVLLSGHHQKIELWRKQHSAPVIPDRIAKGKPGSGIQKEK
- a CDS encoding KH domain-containing protein encodes the protein MGDKDKNFVEYVVKAIVDNPDKVQVERKVDEMGVLIELTVAPEDMGKIIGKEGQTAKAVRTLLRVLGAQINARINLKIIEPEGGSGRRSEASESRSASAPGTTTKEDLQELTAE
- the rnc gene encoding ribonuclease III, encoding MEALQQLQEKLGIKFTDSKLLEQAFIHRSYLNEHSFPLGHNERLEFLGDAVLELIVSNYLYKTFPEKPEGELTAIRAALVRRETLKEVADELEFHKYLKLSRGEAKSVINQAAILSNTVESVIGAIYLDQGITWAEKFIQQYLIPKTHPIVAAQSYVDAKSHLQELAQEKDSFTPTYQVVNESGPDHNKIFEVAVLIGKKEWGRGTGNSKQTAEMAAAADALTKYSA
- a CDS encoding S1 RNA-binding domain-containing protein, with the protein product MATKAKPVVTDDPMAKLLETAGDLGILKTGDLVEGIVTAVTSNRVWIDIADGKFTGIISSKELAEAGISMPNFKVGDKIVASVVEQENDEGFVILSIREALRNRGWTSLENHYKTGEMISARVVEANRGGLIMEADGVRGFLPVSQLTPTHYPRVGNDKDEILSKLSKFEGQNLEVKIIGLDKDINKLIFSEKAAKQEEFDALTANIQVGEVLTGRVSGVVDFGIFVNFGELEGLIHISEISWDKVDDPRNYAKVGDRIPVQVIGIEGDKISLSMKRLVEDRWLDLIKEYKVGQVVEGVVTQIMPFGVFVKVEDKVDGLIHISELSFEHVADPNDIVKLGDKLQLKVIDIEPESHRFGLSIKALQLPDEAIPAKKSSASDLNKLGLSDALVRKLKESGIDNTAILKAKSLEEIKAISGIGEKSAAKIMEALKNV
- the rpmF gene encoding 50S ribosomal protein L32, with product MAAQPKKKISHVRGKTRRAHIGVKFSNLPLCPSCRHPKPGHIVCPECGYYGKKKILNTKTDKRIAKQLRETKKAEAAKTKLQAKKDSQPAKTTKNKVKAKGKSTRTTDEVKASKVKNK
- a CDS encoding DUF177 domain-containing protein, with amino-acid sequence MKIEVKNLLNQPEGSTENYPLEITALPIDEAKAQITGQAVLTHLDEFILAQIKGDAHIIQPCSRCLKEVILTIPLNFSREFKTEIPSPAQNNENIDEEAYPIEDGQMDLDPVLTEEIIASIPLRVLCQKDCQGLCPKCGANLNDNPCKCDKVKFEIHNKINL
- a CDS encoding ribosome-binding factor A, giving the protein MSHRLEQVQQQIHRLISEFLLKEGNFGIGIISINDILVSRDLSTVKIWVSFIAEKDQEQAFNQLLRHANQVQTFLYRNFPVKKVPKVVWQLDTKPDAAYRIEKLLDDIRPTTGTNPGSEESDANS
- the nusB gene encoding transcription antitermination factor NusB, yielding MASNRHFARIITMQSLYEFLQRGGDLADIVKRNMANHEFDENNTKFILKIAVGVQKHLPEIDEIITISAPEWPLPQIAQVDLSILRLAIFELLFDDEVPPKAVINEAVELGKAFGGENTSKFVNGVLGTVYRNSAKYQEEEAKAAARLAEQKNTEQSPPAGGGVGGGGSIN